A genomic stretch from Hemicordylus capensis ecotype Gifberg chromosome 5, rHemCap1.1.pri, whole genome shotgun sequence includes:
- the LOC128325789 gene encoding uncharacterized protein C4orf17 homolog: MNINFRAQPDPQLSQRGITGQGQNELPYGKATYLVCRHSPHPKTVCHIKGLNDTTVCVMKDRGYTAGNFRIPAQEQDLRLGHTGTAVDFSLPSIILPSLVHPATKGKVTQSMRDEITELTRRAGNSPLLKRKDDPLRKYLEDRPHCSTAQEIHSVSPLQGTRYKPAFVENLNYSPTYLDQEIKILAKLGDILQTDSLAEIQQWITKASEKEKDLVSNFIRSDVTSRDLLNYQQKLDENEAENLSLQAMLQAPKAIHKGLLEERNKLRTSAQGSAVSKGARLEREIEGRLLPKRERIAVPASEDLSSLAHSPNRHQRRNQSPMSPQTSTHLLYSKMRSKRQNLASKAEARVQSRLQS, translated from the exons ATGAATATCAATTTCAGAGCACAACCTGATCCTCAGCTGAGCCAAAGAGGAATCACAGGTCAAGGCCAGAATGAGCTCCCTTATGGAAAAGCAACTTACCTTGTTTGCAGACACTCTCCACATCCCAAGACAGTCTGCCACATAAAAG GATTAAATGATACAACTGTCTGTGTCATGAAGGACAGAGGATACACTGCAGGAAACTTCAGAATCCCAGCCCAAGAACAGGATCTGCGTCTTGGGCACACTGGAACAGCTGTTGACTTTTCTCTTCCCAGCATCATTCTGCCTAGTCTGGTGCACCCAGCAACCAAGGGGAAAGTTACAC AGTCAATGAGAGATGAAATCACAGAACTCACAAGAAGAGCAGGAaactcaccacttttaaagaggaAG GATGATCCTTTGAGGAAGTATCTCGAAGACCGTCCACATTGTTCAACTGCCCAGGAGATCCACTCTGTTTCACCTCTTCAAGGCACACGTTACAAGCCGGCATTCGTGGAGAATCTTAATTATAGCCCAACCTACCTGGACCAGGAAATAAAG ATCCTGGCAAAACTCGGTGATATTTTACAGACAGACTCGCTTGCAGAGATCCAACAATGGATAACAAAAGCAAGTGAAAAAG AAAAGGATTTAGTATCAAATTTCATCCGCTCAGATGTCACCAGCAGAGATCTGCTGAATTATCAGCAAAAACTGGATGAAAATGAAGCAGAGAATCTCAGTTTGCAGGCTATGCTGCAGGCCCCAAAAGCTATTCACAAAGGATTGCTGGAGGAAAGAAACAAACTCAG GACTTCAGCCCAGGGATCAGCAGTCAGTAAAGGAGCCAGGCTAG AAAGGGAGATAGAAGGTCGTTTACTCCCCAAAAGAGAGAGAATCGCAGTCCCAGCATCTGAGGATCTATCTAGCTTAGCGCATTCCCCCAACAGACACCAGAGACGGAACCAATCTCCCATGTCACCGCAAACCAGCACACACTTGTTATATAGCAAGATGCGCTCTAAGAGACAGAACCTTGCTTCCAAAGCAGAAGCCCGTGTGCAAAGCCGTCTGCAGAGCTAG